From a single Paramormyrops kingsleyae isolate MSU_618 chromosome 14, PKINGS_0.4, whole genome shotgun sequence genomic region:
- the LOC111857862 gene encoding uncharacterized protein isoform X3: MTEAAAEDLFNVPAPVIDYESETTLQPERTANKSLLSIFSSPWPWLLLLSLVFLGSSVAITFDLINYRGLTGELCDMYFDPMEMVSEAVDEFSNLTKQSLTSLYSILLEEDLTPKRHSVRKKGEFLPPKEKEIWFGKTFQVEEEHLEKAEARIQRDEKEEALTEKAKPTPEQKVHKPSEHDAKVSEKLKAKEEKQKDRKKQEKPTAEKKEDRPSLEEPRKTKPEEKLVTVAETKREKIQLKPEKKVEISKTRDIKPPPEVEKTKEVDAKAIKPDKVTEKPKEKEEKDKKEQKREGPVKKKVEIPQKKEATVGKVKPTAEPKVEKPKKTESKAPEKPQKDKKPEKKVEELKRVEKKIEKAKAAVEPTVKKAKEDQSKVLEQTLKEGKPEKKTEREKKDEKTVKKTKPPTESEVDKPAEMASKALKPKVKEGRIKDKKEQDKPAKAEKKTVREEKAEGIKPAPESKVEKPKTTDIKIEHKAEIEAETKRPSKQKEKAEKSKKKEKAKPALEVKMDKVKELEPKEKQRAKADKESEKKSVIPEKEVEKAKEFEPTIEKVKPTAKSKVEKLKKEEPVTEQVKPTEGLKVEKLKMEGPVTEKVKPTTELKMEKPKKEEPKREKVEHTGEPKAEKPKKEELITEKVKTTAEPKLEKPKKEAVSAKAKPTGESKGEKPKKELVTEKVRFKAEPKLEKQKMKEPVTEKVKPTTETKLDRPKKEEPVIEKVKPKAESKLEKPKKEQISEEAKPTAEPKVEKSKKEELVKEKVKPTAEPKVQKQKKEEPVREKFKSKAEPKLEKLKKEESVTEKIKPRTEVKVEKPKKEELVTEKAKPTAEPKVEKPKKEEPVREKAKLTAEPKMEKPKIEELVTGKVKLTAKPKVEKPKKEEPVTEKVKPTAEPKVKKPKKAELVIEKVILTAEPKVEKPKKEESVTEKVKPTAEPKVVKPKKAEPDTEKAKPIAEPKVEKPKKEEPKREKVKHTGEPKAEKPKKEEPITEKVKPTAEPKLEKPKKEAVSEKAKPMGESKGEKPKKELVTEKVRFKAELELEKQKRKEPVTEKVKPTAEPKVGKAKKAEPITEKVKPTAEFKVEKPKKEELVTGKVKPTAKPKVEKPKKEEPLTEKAKPTAEPKEERLKKEEPVAEKVKPTAEPKVEKPKKAEPVTEKAKPTAEPKVEKPKKDELVTGKVKPTAEPKVEKPKKAGPGTEKVKPTAEAKVEKLKKEEPVAEKVKPTAEPKVEKPKKEEPITGKVKPTAEPKVRKLKKAEPVTEKAKPIAELKVEKPKKDEPVAEKVKPTAETKVEKPKKAEPVAEKVKPTAETKVEKPKKAEPVAEKVKPTAEPKVEKPKKEEPTTGKVKPTAEPKVEKPKKEEPVTEKAKPIAEPKVEKPKKEEPVAEKVKPTAETKVEKPKKAEPVAETVKPTAEPKVEKPKKDKLVTGKVKPTAEPKVEKPKKAEPGTEKVKPTAEPKVEKLKKEEPVTDKAKPITESKVEKPKKEEPVAEKVKPTAEPKVKKPKKAEPVAEKVKPTAETKVEKPKKAEPLAEKAKPIAEPKVEKTKKAEPGTEKVKPTAEPKVEKLKKEEPVTEKVKPTAETKVEKPKKAEPVAEKVKPTAEPKVEKPKKEKLVAVKVKPTAEPMVEKPKEEEPVTEKAKPIAEPKVEKPKKEEPVAEKVKPTVETKVEKPKKAEPVAETVKPTAEPKVEKPKKEELVTGKVKPTAEPKVEKPKKEEPVTEKAKPTAEPKVEKPKKEEPVTEKVKPTAEPKLEKPKKAEPKVEKPKKEEPVPEKVKPTAETKVEKPKKAEPAAEKVKPTAEPKVEKPKKEEPVTEKAKPIAEPKVEKPKKAEPKLEKPKKAEPVTEKAKPIAEPKVEKVKKEEPIIEKVKPTAEAKVEKPKKEEPVAEKVKPTAEPKVEKAKKEEPVTEKAKPIAEPKVEKPKKEEPVAEKVKPTAETKVEKPKKEEPVTEKVKPTAEPKLEKPKKAEPKVEKPKKEEPVAEKVKPTAEPKVEKPKKEEPVTEKAKPIAEPKVEKPKKAEPKLEKPKKAEPVTEKAKPIAEPKVEKVKKEEPIIEKVKPTAEAKVEKPKKEEPVAEKVKRKAEPKVEKPKKEELVTEKVIPTAEPKVDHPQKDEPVTEKVKTTAKPKVEKPKKEEMVVEKAKPTIKLKLEKQKKEEPVIEKPKPTAEPKVAKLKKEEPVIEKPKPTAEPKVAKLKKEELAIEKSKPTIEPKVEEPKKEELVIEKVKPTAEPKVDKQKKPEYQTKLDKVSEKLSKEKTKVKNEKVKEEPGKPETKTEITRKDEEPAGKVKPKMQKPRIIETKVVFAEKQKIKAEKEAVGESVKLEKKARKGEEAEAKAGVAAEAKVQKRKEAVAKKAHGKSEEKPKLSAPGTPKKVHKKRGPTCDPLPRYCPGPPRWYDHPIITNRSAVQTSKKESNVTLAAKQPTTPKREAEVPKKKTVEVKPKKEPVHTKDKIKQVSKKKEPVVPTKKARKDQLEKESKVPKVKLTSPPQKEPKDLKVKAKPARAKKDKPVEKKHIKMEKVEEEPEPVADDMAASWDIHFFQCVFVDEENGQYPLFPFMPWQNIQFRLPLSNY; encoded by the exons ATGACTGAGGCTGCAGCAGAAG ACTTGTTCAACGTGCCGGCACCAGTCATTGACTATGAGAGTGAAACCACGTTACAGCCTGAGCGAACAGCAAACAAGAGCCTGctctccatcttcagctccCCTTGGCCATGGCTTCTGCTCCTCTCCCTCGTCTTCCTCGGGTCATCAGTCGCCATCACGTTCGACCTCATCAACTACAGAGGCCTGACTG GAGAATTGTGTGACATGTATTTTGACCCCATGGAAATGGTCAGCGAAGCAGTGGATGAATTTTCCAACTTGACGAAACAGTCCTTAACCTCCTTATACAGCATTCTCCTAGAAGAAG ATTTAACCCCCAAACGACATTCAGTAAGAAAGAAAG GAGAATTTCTGCCACCAAAAGAGAAAG AGATATGGTTCGGGAAAACTTTCCAAGTAGAAGAGGAACATCTGGAAAAAGCAGAGGCTAGGATACAGAGAGATGAAAAAGAAGAGGCACTGACAGAAAAAGCCAAGCCCACCCCTGAACAAAAAGTACACAAGCCATCTGAGCACGACG CTAAAGTGTCAGAGAAGCTGAAGGCCaaggaagaaaaacagaaagacaggaaaaaacaagaaaagccgACAGCCGAGAAAAAAGAAGACCGACCTTCACTGGAAGAGCCAAGAAAGACTAAACCTGAGG AAAAGCTTGTCACAGTAGCGGagacaaaaagagaaaaaatacaGTTAAAACCCGAGAAGAAAGTAGAGATATCAAAGACGAGAGATATCAAACCCCCTCCTGAAGTGGAGAAGACAAAAGAGGTCGACGCCAAAG CTATTAAGCCTGACAAAGTAACGGAAAAACCaaaagaaaaagaggaaaaagacaaaaaagaacaaaaaagggAAGGTCCTGTGAAGAAGAAAGTAGAGATACCACAAAAAAAGGAGGCAACTGTGGGAAAAGTCAAACCTACAGCTGAACCCAAAGTTGAGAAACCAAAGAAGACTGAGAGCAAAG CACCTGAGAAACCACAAAAGGACAAAAAGCCAGAGAAGAAAGTGGAGGAACTGAAAAGAGTGgaaaagaaaatagaaaaagcCAAAGCAGCTGTCGAACCCACAGTCAAGAAAGCAAAGGAGGATCAATCCAAAG TACTAGAACAAACACTAAAAGAGGGGAAACCTgagaagaaaacagaaagagAAAAGAAAGATGAAAAAACTGTGAAGAAAACCAAGCCCCCCACTGAATCTGAGGTCGATAAACCGGCGGAGATGGCATCTAAAG CACTTAAGCCAAAAGTAAAGGAAGGAAGAATAAAGGACAAAAAAGAACAAGACAAGCCTGCAAAAGCAGAAAAGAAAACAGTGAGAGAAGAAAAGGCTGAGGGAATTAAACCTGCTCCTGAATCCAAAGTGGAGAAGCCAAAAACGACGGACATCAAAA TAGAACACAAAGCTGAAATAGAAGCAGAAACAAAGAGACCTTCAAAGCAGAAGGAAAAAGCAGAGAAatcaaagaaaaaagaaaaagccaaGCCAGCTCTGGAAGTCAAAATGGATAAAGTGAAGGAGTTGGAACCCAAAG AAAAACAGAGGGCAAAGGCTGATAAAGAATCTGAAAAGAAGTCTGTAATACCTGAGAAGGAAGTGGAAAAAGCAAAGGAATTTGAACCAACCATAGAAAAAGTCAAACCTACTGCAAAATCAAAAGTGGAGAAACTAAAGAAAGAAGAACCTGTTACAGAACAGGTCAAACCTACAGAGGGACTCAAAGtggaaaaactgaaaatggaagGACCAGTTACagaaaaagtcaaaccaacAACAGAATTAAAAATGGAGAAACCAAAGAAAGAAGAACCAAAAAGAGAAAAAGTTGAACACACTGGAGAACCCAAAGCGGAGAAACCAAAAAAGGAAGAACTAATTACAGAAAAAGTCAAAACCACAGCAGAACCTAAACTGGAGAAACCAAAGAAAGAGGCAGTTTCCGCAAAAGCCAAACCTACGGGAGAATCCAAAGGAGAGAAACCCAAGAAGGAACTGGTTACAGAAAAAGTCAGATTCAAAGCAGAACCAAAATTGGAGAAACAGAAGATGAAAGAACCAGTTACAGAAAAAGTCAAACCCACAACAGAAACCAAACTTGATAGACCAAAGAAGGAAGAACCAGTAATAGAAAAAGTCAAACCCAAAGCTGAATCCAAACTGGAGAAACCAAAGAAAGAACAAATTTCCGAAGAAGCCAAACCTACAGCAGAACCTAAAGTGGAGAAATCAAAGAAGGAAGAACTGGTTAAAGAAAAAGTCAAGCCCACGGCAGAACCCAAAGTGCAGAAACAAAAGAAGGAAGAACCAGTCAGAGAAAAATTCAAATCCAAAGCTGAACCCAAACTGGAGAAACTAAAGAAGGAGGAATCGGTTACAGAAAAAATCAAACCAAGAACTGAAGTCAAAGTAGAGAAACCAAAGAAAGAAGAACTGGTTACTGAAAAAGCCAAACCCACTGCAGAACCCAAAGTGGAGAAACCAAAGAAGGAAGAACCTGTTAGAGAAAAAGCCAAACTTACAGCAGAACCTAAAATGGAGAAACCAAAGATTGAAGAACTGGTTACTGGAAAAGTCAAACTGACTGCAAAGCCCAAAGTGGAGAAACCTAAGAAGGAAGAACCTGTTACAGAAAAGGTTAAACCCACAGCAGAACCCAAAGTGAAGAAACCAAAGAAGGCAGAACTTGTGATAGAAAAAGTCATACTTACAGCAGAACCCAAAGTGGAGAAACCAAAGAAGGAAGAATCTGTTACAGAAAAAGTCAAACCTACAGCAGAACCTAAAGTGGTGAAACCAAAGAAGGCAGAACCTGATACAGAAAAAGCCAAACCTATAGCAGAACCCAAAGTGGAGAAACCAAAGAAGGAAGAACCAAAAAGAGAAAAAGTTAAACACACTGGAGAACCCAAAGCGGAGAAACCAAAAAAGGAAGAACCAATTACAGAAAAAGTCAAACCCACAGCAGAACCTAAACTGGAGAAACCAAAGAAAGAGGCAGTTTCCGAAAAAGCGAAACCTATGGGAGAATCCAAAGGAGAGAAACCAAAGAAGGAACTGGTTACAGAAAAAGTCAGATTCAAAGCTGAACTAGAATTGGAGAAACAGAAGAGGAAAGAACCAGTTACAGAAAAAGTTAAACCAACAGCAGAACCTAAAGTGGGGAAAGCAAAAAAGGCAGAACCTATTACAGAGAAAGTCAAACCTACAGCAGAATTCAAAGTGGAGAAACCAAAAAAAGAAGAACTGGTTACTGGAAAAGTCAAACCCACTGCAAAGCCCAAAGTGGAGAAACCGAAGAAGGAAGAACCTCTTACAGAAAAAGCCAAACCTACAGCAGAACCCAAAGAGGAGAGATTAAAGAAGGAAGAACCTGTTGCagaaaaagtcaaaccaacAGCAGAACCTAAAGTGGAGAAACCAAAGAAGGCAGAACCTGTTACAGAAAAAGCCAAACCTACAGCAGAACCTAAAGTGGAGAAACCAAAGAAAGACGAACTGGTTACTGGAAAAGTCAAACCCACTGCAGAACCCAAAGTGGAGAAACCGAAGAAGGCAGGACCTGGTACAGAGAAAGTCAAACCCACTGCAGAAGCCAAagtggagaaactgaagaaggAAGAACCTGTTGCAGAAAAAGTCAAACCTACAGCAGAACCTAAAGTGGAGAAACCAAAGAAAGAAGAACCGATTACTGGAAAAGTCAAACCCACTGCAGAACCCAAAGTGAGGAAACTGAAGAAGGCAGAACCTGTTACAGAAAAAGCCAAACCTATAGCCGAACTCAAAGTGGAGAAACCAAAGAAGGATGAACCTGTTGCagaaaaagtcaaaccaacAGCAGAAACTAAAGTGGAGAAACCAAAGAAGGCAGAACCTGTTGCAGAAAAAGTCAAACCTACAGCAGAAACTAAAGTGGAGAAACCAAAGAAGGCAGAACCTGTTGCAGAAAAAGTCAAACCTACAGCAGAACCTAAAGTGGAGAAACCAAAGAAAGAAGAACCGACTACTGGAAAAGTCAAACCCACTGCAGAACCCAAAGTGGAGAAACCGAAGAAGGAAGAACCTGTTACAGAAAAAGCAAAACCTATAGCAGAACCCAAAGTGGAGAAACCAAAGAAGGAAGAACCTGTTGCagaaaaagtcaaaccaacAGCAGAAACTAAAGTGGAGAAACCAAAGAAGGCAGAACCTGTTGCAGAAACAGTCAAACCTACAGCTGAACCTAAAGTGGAGAAACCAAAGAAAGACAAACTGGTTACTGGAAAAGTCAAACCCACTGCAGAACCCAAAGTGGAGAAACCGAAGAAGGCAGAACCTGGTACAGAGAAAGTCAAACCCACTGCAGAACCCAAAGTGGAGAAACTGAAAAAGGAAGAACCTGTTACAGACAAAGCCAAACCTATAACCGAATCCAAAGTGGAGAAACCAAAGAAGGAAGAACCTGTTGCagaaaaagtcaaaccaacAGCAGAACCCAAAGTGAAGAAACCAAAGAAGGCAGAACCTGTTGCTGAAAAAGTCAAACCTACAGCAGAAACTAAAGTGGAGAAACCAAAGAAGGCAGAACCTCTTGCAGAAAAAGCCAAACCTATAGCAGAACCCAAAGTGGAGAAAACAAAGAAGGCAGAACCTGGTACAGAGAAAGTCAAACCCACTGCCGAACCCAAagtggagaaactgaagaaggAAGAACCTGTTACagaaaaagtcaaaccaacAGCAGAAACTAAAGTGGAGAAACCAAAGAAGGCAGAACCTGTTGCAGAAAAAGTCAAACCTACAGCAGAACCTAAAGTGGAGAAaccaaagaaagaaaaactggTTGCTGTAAAAGTCAAACCCACTGCAGAACCCATGGTGGAGAAACCGAAGGAGGAAGAACCTGTTACAGAAAAAGCTAAACCTATAGCAGAACCCAAAGTGGAGAAACCAAAGAAGGAAGAACCTGTTGCagaaaaagtcaaaccaacAGTAGAAACTAAAGTGGAGAAACCAAAGAAGGCAGAACCTGTGGCAGAAACAGTCAAACCTACAGCAGAACCTAAAGTGGAGAAACCAAAGAAAGAAGAACTGGTTACTGGAAAAGTCAAACCCACTGCAGAACCCAAAGTGGAGAAACCAAAGAAGGAAGAACCTGTTACAGAAAAAGCAAAACCTACAGCAGAACCCAAAGTGGAGAAACCAAAGAAGGAAGAACCGGTTACAGAAAAAGTCAAACCTACAGCAGAACCTAAACTAGAGAAACCAAAGAAGGCAGAACCCAAAGTGGAGAAACCAAAGAAGGAAGAACCTGTTCCagaaaaagtcaaaccaacAGCAGAAACTAAAGTGGAGAAACCAAAGAAGGCAGAACCTGCTGCAGAAAAAGTCAAACCTACAGCAGAACCTAAAGTGGAGAAACCGAAGAAGGAAGAACCTGTTACAGAAAAAGCAAAACCTATAGCAGAACCCAAAGTGGAGAAACCAAAGAAGGCAGAACCTAAACTGGAGAAACCAAAAAAGGCAGAACCTGTTACAGAAAAAGCCAAACCTATAGCAGAACCCAAAGTTGAGAAAGTGAAGAAGGAAGAACCAATTATAGAAAAAGTCAAACCCACTGCAGAAGCCAAAGTAGAAAAACCAAAGAAGGAAGAACCAGTTGCAGAAAAAGTAAAACCCACTGCAGAACCCAAagtggagaaagcgaagaaggAAGAACCTGTTACAGAAAAAGCAAAACCTATAGCAGAACCCAAAGTGGAGAAACCAAAGAAGGAAGAACCTGTTGCagaaaaagtcaaaccaacAGCAGAAACTAAAGTGGAGAAACCAAAGAAGGAAGAACCGGTTACAGAAAAAGTCAAACCTACAGCAGAACCTAAACTGGAGAAACCAAAGAAGGCAGAACCCAAAGTGGAGAAACCAAAAAAGGAAGAACCTGTTGCagaaaaagtcaaaccaacAGCAGAACCTAAAGTGGAGAAACCGAAGAAGGAAGAACCTGTTACAGAAAAAGCAAAACCTATAGCAGAACCCAAAGTGGAGAAACCAAAGAAGGCAGAACCTAAACTGGAGAAACCAAAGAAGGCAGAACCTGTTACAGAAAAAGCCAAACCTATAGCAGAACCCAAAGTTGAGAAAGTGAAGAAGGAAGAACCAATTATAGAAAAAGTCAAACCTACTGCAGAAGCCAAAGTAGAAAAACCAAAGAAGGAAGAACCAGTTGCAGAAAAAGTAAAACGCAAAGCAGAACCCAAAGTGGAGAAACCAAAGAAGGAAGAACTGGTTACAGAAAAAGTCATACCCACAGCAGAACCGAAAGTGGACCACCCACAGAAGGATGAACCTGTTACAGAAAAAGTCAAGACTACAGCAAAACCCAAAGTGGAGAAACCAAAAAAGGAGGAAATGGTTGTAGAAAAAGCCAAACCCACAATAAAACTCAAATTGGAGAAACAGAAGAAGGAAGAACCAGTTATAGAAAAACCTAAACCCACTGCAGAGCCCAAAGTGGCGAAACTGAAGAAGGAAGAACCAGTTATAGAAAAACCTAAACCCACTGCAGAGCCCAAAGTGGCGAAACTGAAGAAGGAAGAACTAGCTATAGAAAAATCCAAACCCACAATTGAACCCAAAGTGGAAGAACCGAAGAAGGAAGAACTGGTCATAGAAAAAGTCAAGCCCACAGCAGAACCCAAagtggacaaacaaaaaaagcctGAATACCAAA CTAAGCTTGACAAAGTTTCAGAAAAACTTTCAAAAGAAAAGACCAAAGTCAAAAACGAAAAAGTCAAGGAAGAACCTGGAAAACCTGAGACAAAAACAGAGATAACAAGGAAGGATGAGGAACCAGCTGGAAAAGTCAAACCCAAAATGCAGAAACCAAGAATTATTGAAACCAAAG TTGTCTTTGCAGAGAAGCAGAAAATAAAGGCTGAGAAAGAAGCTGTAGGAGAGTCAGTGAAACTGGAGAAGAAAGCAAGGAAGGGAGAGGAGGCTGAAGCAAAAGCGGGGGTCGCCGCTGAAGCCAAAGTGCAGAAGCGCAAAGAGGCCGTGGCAAAAA AAGCTCACGGTAAATCTGAGGAGAAGCCTAAACTGAGCG CTCCAGGGACTCCAAAAAAAGTGCACAAGAAGAGAG GCCCTACGTGTGATCCTCTGCCACGCTACTGTCCGGGACCCCCGCGTTGGTATG ACCATCCAATCATCACAAACAGATCCGCAGTACAGACTTCCAAAAAAG aGTCAAATGTTACGCTGGCAGCCAAACAGCCAACTACTCCAAAACGAG AAGCTGAAGTTCCTAAAAAGAAGACTGTGGAGGTCAAACCAAAAAAAG AGCCAGTACATACTAAAGACAAGATCAAACAGGTTTCTAAAAAGAAAG AGCCTGTCGTCCCAACAAAGAAGGCCAGAAAAGATCAGTTGGAGAAAG AGAGTAAGGTTCCCAAGGTGAAACTGACTTCACCTCCCCAAAAAG aaCCTAAAGACCTTAAAGTGAAGGCCAAACCAGCTCGTGCAAAGAAAG ATAAGCCTGTTGAGAAGAAACATATCAAGATGGAGAAAGTGGAAG AAGAGCCGGAACCCGTTGCAGATGACATGGCAGCAAGTT gggATATCCACTTCTTCCAGTGTGTCTTTGTGGATGAAGAGAACGGCCAATACCCACTGTTCCCCTTCATGCCTTGGCAGAACATACAATTCAGACTGCCTCTTTCAAACTACTGA